The genomic window CGCATCTCTGggacttgattttttttgttgttttttttaaagcagtggaGTTTTATGTGAGGTTCAGGAGCAGAGATGATTTTGATACATCTGTGTAACCGTTGTTCCAGCTGCATTCGGGACGTCCTGCAAATCTTTTCGGGTGACTTACCCCCTTTATCGTTAGTGAGCGTGCATTGTGAAAGCTTGTGTGTGGTGCACCTGTCCAGGGATGATTAGAAGTAATTCCATGAAATTTCCCCTTGGATATTATCAAACCAGTTGTTCTGACAGGGATGTTTAGGGTCTTTGCTAGGGCTGTGTAGATTTTTCTATTTGAGTATTGAATAATGTTGTCTCTGATAACATTAGGAAGTTCCTTCACCATGATTGCTACTTGAGGTGTTAAGAAATCTTCCCAATAAATGGCAGCATTTTATAATGAAACATGGTGCAATTATTGCCACATTTATGTCTagaacctgatttttttttgtgaattttacatacatatttttaatatagtgtctGAATACTGTTTCCCCTAACAATTTTGTTCTTCAACTTATTTTTTATGCTTGCATATGAATACATATTAATacctaaaaaaatttttttttggggggggagaGTACACAAGTATTCGAATAGACATTTAACTGTTTGCAGCACCAGTCTGGCAACGTTCTGATGCAAAGAGTAGCGTTGCCGTGGTATGTTCAACTccctttaaaagtttaaaacacCAAACGGATACCTTATGTTTCAGATGTAGGTTattttacaccagaagtgaTGCTGTGGGCATTGTCTTCGCTGCTCAACAGCACAgttcattttacaccagacactGCTTTCGTGTGGAGCACTCATTTTTGCCTTTTCACTGGTTCAGAAATTGTGCAGTAtgcactcaccgtccactttgtAAGGAATACctgcactttcattcagttaCATGTCTgtcaatcgtgtggcagcaacATGCATCAGATctgggggtttaaaaaaaaaaaaaaaaaagcagcgaTCTCTGTGACCTTGACTGTGGCATGTCTGTTGGTGCGAGACTGGTCTGTTTGAGTATTTCCCTGTTGCTGAACtcctgatctgggattttcacacaaagtcTGCAGAGTttacaaagggaaaaaaacagttgcaaacactttgttgatgagagcggtcagagaagaatggccagactgtttTAAGCTGGTAGGTTgtctacggtaactcaaatggCCACTCCTTTATAACcggggtgagcagaaaagcatctcggagtGCACTACACATTAAACCTTGTGGTAGACCACGTAAGGGTCCACTGCTTATCCCCTTTGACCACATAGAGGTCCATGCCTGTCAGCCAAGgacaggaagctgaagcttcagtgggcacaggctcaccaaaactggatagTTGAGGATTGAAAATAGACCAGGTGGTGGGGTTTTgcttttggggggtttttttcttcttctttttttcttctttttcctcagatcttcagctgtctagtGTAAGTGAACCTGTGCCTACTGTAACCTCATATTCCTATTCTTGGATGACAGACATGGATCTCAGTGTGGTCTACTGTTTCAGCCTAGGTTTTTCATTCCATTCTGTGTGAAGTCTAGAGCCTGTTGCGGAtttaaatcccaggagatcatcagcttctgaaatacttaaactagcccatctggcaccaaaaacCAAGCAaagacactgagacacacagtTTTTCGTATTCAGATGTTTGATGCAATCTGCTAAAGCTCTTGCTTGCATCGGCGTGATTTTATACATCacactgctgctacatgattggcagACGGGATAATTGCGTGGATGTACAGGTGTTAGTAATAAAATTGATGTTGACCGATTAATATGAACTTGCATTACCATTGTGGTCACAGAATTTACACTTAATGCTGTGAGATTTTCACTTCTTCACTCTGTGACCGAATTTTAACTAACGCCAGTTAACTGATGTCTTTAAAACTTCTGGATTTTGCTCTTGAAGAAATTGGAATGAAAATGCATCTCTCTTATTTCCCCTTATACAGTCTCCTAGTTCCAGTGACCGTTCCAAGAAGTTGGACATCAGCTCGGGCACTTACCTGCAGTACAATGTGCTCCGAGCAAACCGTCCAATTCTTCCCAAACCAGTACAACTGGCAGTTCTGGAAAGTTCTCCGTCACCTGCCGCGGGTCAGCCAACAGCTTGTGAAACACTTAGAGGGAAATGCGACGTGTGTAACATAGAATTGGAGTCCAGAGCCACTGCACGAGACCACGTTTTCTCTCCTCGGCATCTTGCAACACTGAGAACCACTAACTTTGGTCAGTCGGCGATGCAAATTAGCAACGGATCAGCTGGCATTGTGAGCCAGGTTTCTTCGAGCTCACCAGCTAGCAGCACTAGCTAAGAAATGAACTTCAGCTGCTTAATTAAGTGGACCCTCTCGGCTCTTATACTTTTAATCGGCAGTGAAAAGGTGCTTGTTTTTAAAGCTAACGCTCTTTTAATTCTGCACCATTACAGTGGGCTTGAATGAAGTCTCCACTTTTGGATGTCAGCGAGATTTGATCCTAAACAGAACTTTATTCCAATGACTCGTTGCCACATCATTtcactaataataatcaaatgaaTTGGTTATACTGGACATGTAAATGCTTATGTTGTAACGGTCTTGTTTTATGTCTTTCACTGCTTCGTCTCTGTTTTATATCAGTTTCTTTTGTGCTTGTTTATTATCCTTTCTTGCTAATTTGAAACACTGgctgtttggggggaaaaatctAGTAACAGGCCACCTGAAACTCATCAAAGGTTATTCAGTCATGTTACATACATGGTACTGCTTTTGCTTGAGCCTGAATGGTGttttaattcagaattcatataTTTGGATCAAATTCTATTCGATTTATTGAACGTCGTCAGTGggaggtttttgtttttatttgactgACAAAGTGAAAAAGATGATGGGTGTATCAAAAATCTCCAAGTAGCTGATGGAAGTTTTTAAGTCGGTAGGCAAGTGTCGATACTAAAATGTCACGACAATTGCTTTTTAGCACATTTTACAATATTATCGCAATATAGAATCAGAAAAAAGCTTTTGAACATTTTAGGCTGTTGTGGAATTCTAgtgaacagaattatgggataCATGCAATGCCACTTCAGATTTGCTCAGAATAAAGGCCCTTAGAAGAGTGATGTCTTTATATTGCTTTCAGTATGGGACAGTTAGTCTTGGGGCCAAAAGTGCTGCCTAAGTAGGTAGCCTCCTTCCAAATAAAAGGCAGTGGCGATATATCAAGTGTCCATAATAATATCACAATGTATTGTCAAATCAAATCTCGGCTCCCACAAATAAAAACgtatatatttgatttttttttttaaaccgagGGAGTTGGCGAGTGCTTCGAATCCATACGCTCGAGGAGGCTGTTAATGAAATGACAGCTCCTCCGTTTGCCATCATGAcaatcatacatttttttttttttttcgaactCCACCGGCTAAatctaaaaatgtcaaatggttGTCGTGCAGCACTTTCTTCCTTTAAAGGTCTGGAATATTTTAAGGTTTCCATACTGCTTggaataaatatttgtattatagtTGTTACGCcaccgccggcagatggcactgtggcgcGGTTGCTATGCGGCTCACGTGActctttgttttcattcgcTTCCTGCCCGAGTTCTAGTTTCTGTTTGAGAATGTCCTTGATTTAACCCAGGTGTCTTTGGTTTAGATTAATCATGTTAGTTGTTTAACCCCTTGTGTTGCTGCGCACGTGGCGCGGCATTAAGCTGAACTCAACTGAATCTACCCACGCGAATCGGGACTGGACTAAGAGAGACAAAGCTAAAGAGTTGCAGCAAAGCAACACCAAGCCAAGCAAGTtgtgtgtttatgccatgccatagttgagtattcatgccatgccatagttgaatgttcatgtcatgccatagttgagtattcatgccatgccatagttgtgcgttcatgtcatgccatagttaagtgttcatgccatgcctcaGTTAAGAGTGTTCATTCCATGCCTAAGTTAGATAAGTGTTTCCTACCTTAGTTTAAGGAATGTTCATGTCTTAATTTAAGGAACGTTCATGTCTTAGTTGAAGGAGGGTTCATGTCTTGGATTAAAGAACATTCACGTATTAGTTTAAGGAGTGTTCAGGCCTTAGTTCAATTAGTGTTTCCGTTCCTTGTCCTCTGCTTAAGTATCAAATAAAGACTtccctcctgcgcttacttcctgtccaagtctcGTTCCGTAACAGAATGCCGCGCCCGAGCAGGAAAGTAGCAGGAGAGCACCTGGTCGGGAGGCGCTCAGACTACTGGCCGCAGTGCAAGTCCGTGCAGTTTCCACAGAGGACGGCCGCTGAACTCCCGCTGGAAACGTATGGGTGGGGATCCCACCCGCTGCTGTTCCTGTTTCACAGCCAGGTGTACTTTGCAAGCCTGGCGGCCCCCAAGCCTACCAAGAAACAGTGGCTGTGCTTCCTAGTATCCCAGTTTTATGGCCCGGCCTGGGATTGGGCAGAGCAGCTGGCCCGTTCAGGGTCCAGTGCCCTCTATGACGTCACCCAGTTCTCAGAACTTTTTCTGAAGGAGTTCTCGCAGCCGGGGCAAGCAAACCGCCTGGATATACTGGAGAGGGGAATCGAAGTAATGGACAGGGCGGACTGGCCATTCCACCTCTATTATACATGGCTGGACCGGATAGAAGCAGCAGCTTCGCTTCAGGTTCCAGTCGACGctgtggagctccagcccgaggttaacatggcaacctctgggctcccgtctgaggtcaacatggcagcctcagagctccagcttgagacctacggggaggtctcagctgtggagctccagcccgaggtttACATGGCAACCTTTGGGCTCccgtctgaggtcaacatggtggcctcagagctccagcttgagacctacggggaggtctcagctgtggagcgccagcccgaggttaacagGGGAACCTCAGGGcccctgtctgaggtcaacttggcggcctcagagctccagcttgagacctacggggaggtctcagctgtggagcgccagcccgaggttaacagGGCAACCTCTGGGCCCCCGTCGGAGGTCAACCCagcgacctcggagctccagccagaggcctACGGCAAGTctcggctgtggagctccccCTGGAGGTCAACCcggcgacctcggagctccagccggagACCTACTgcgaggtctcagctgtggagctccccccggaggtcaacctggcgacctcgaagctccagccagaggcctACGGCGAGGTCTCAGCTATGGAGGTCAACCcggcgacctcggagctccgGCCAGAGACCTACAGGGAGGTCTCAtctgccgaggaagctgtcccgctgcccagcccagccgaggaagctgtcctgctgccctgctcagccgaggaagccgtcccgctgtccagcccagctgaggaggctgtcTTGCTgcccagcccagccgaggaagctgtcccgctgtccagcccagctgaggaggctgtcccgctgccctgcccagtcgaggaagctgtcctgctatCTAGCCCCGCAGGAGAAGTCCGTCTGCcttcctgcactgctgagtacgCCGTTCTGTTTGACTGCTCCGCGGAGGACGGTATTCCGTTCGCCTGCCCCACagagtacagtgctctgtttacCTGCGCTGAGGAGAcgtctctgctttcctgcttcgCAGAGGAAGTCAACTAGCCTTCTAGTCCCGCTGGGGACGGCGCCCAGCCTTCTAGTCCGgctggggacgccgcccagcctTCCAGTCCAGGTCCAGTCCCTCCAAGTTCCAGTCCAGGTCCAGTCCCTCCAAGTTCCAGTCCAGGTCCAGTCCCTCCAAGGTCCAGTCCCTCCAAGTACCAGCCCCGCTGGGGACTccgcccagcgttccagcccCGTCGTGGCAGCAAGTGTCAGCTTTCAAGGCGGCCCCGGACCCCCATTGGAGGGGGGTTTTTTGGCGCTCTGGGAGAAGCGCCTttgaggggggttctgttactaTTTATTGTTACTATATTGTTACAATAGTAATTTACTGTATGTCAGATTTTACTGAAGTGTTGCCAGcttttgctgtattttattaacaCATGGACAGGAAAGGATCAGCCTTAGCCGCTGTGCAAAAAGCCAAAGTTAATTCTATATGCTAGCACAATTTCAAATGATTTTGATATAAATTTGTGAAACAACAAAATTATATTAACTGTATTTCttcactttatatatatttttttgtcccTCTTCAGTTTGTCATAACCCTGATGTATTACAAATAATCACTGCTTGCAATAGGATTTTATGGGAGAGAAGTCATTTTATACCCTTTTACTCATTGTGTTTTATGTGGGTGCAAACTGAGTACTTGTACTGGGGTAGGAACTACCCCCCCCATGCATCTCCAGCTGACCACGAGGTACTTTATGTGGTTTTTGACAACTCTAATATGAAAATGCTATTCCAAAGTTATTCATCTttctcttgctttctgtctaaaaaaaaaccaaacaaaccaaaaagcaTTTTGAAAGAGTTTTGTAATGCATTTCCCACACCTTGACACTTTGAGCAAGTCCAGGAAGGACTTTGAGATATCAAGCTGAAAACGCTTGTGTTTCAGCCAAAACAAAGTGGAGCACTTGGATGTGTGATGATTCAGAGGCAtgtggcattttttttgtttgttttttaacgcacctctgttattttttaacaacacTCTGCGTTGAGCTGTAGTTCATGTTCAGTGAGCATGACCTGAATGCAGTGCGAAACAATGGGATCACAGTGTTGCACTGTTTGGTGTTGAGAGGTGGTGCAGAGACCTGCTTTTTgactgattttattatttttttgtttccatTAACACTTATCACTTGTTATAACTACTACTTGCTATTGTTTTCATTACTATTATCACagtttgattattattaattcattacgGTTTTTAAATAGCATCTTGAGATGGTCTTGGTATACTGCAAACTGATGGTGAAAGTGTTATGAAATAGAATATTTTTTAAGCTTGTTTTCCCTTTTTACTTCTACCTTCGTTTTTGTGTTGGATCtccttttgttttcttatacagaaaaataaactgAACTTCACTTAgtggtgttttttatttgtcaacccaattaaccattaaaacatttttttccttttaattctGCTACATTATATCACagttctgtgttgttttttttagatgatgtattactcatttttactggCTGCTCGATGCTacaaattttcttttctttttatttttttgtatatgcTAGTGCTTGACTTTTTAACAAGGGTCAAATACTGATCAAGCATGGTTTGTAATTTGCATGCCTATTTTTGAAGAGCTGTCTTTCTTCTTCAAATCTAAACCacatctatctttctgtctctaaaTTATTTGTCTAtcaagttgtttgtttgttttttcatgcaAAGAACTACACACTTTTATGGATTTTGCAATaactaataaaacatttaaaaataaaaaatttaccCTATTAATAAAATCTGTGCAATCACTTACATTACAAGAACTTTTCTGTACAGTGTAATGTGACACGGATTGTTTCAACCAATCAGATACTGACGTTTCATTCGGGTCTGTATATATGCATCTGTATGAGCTCTTGCTGGCAGTTGAGAAGACACTAGCTAATCAAATCGACGCAAGTTTCTGGCTTcaccttttgttttgttttttttgttttgttgttttttgtcttttaaatcaGAATAATGTTAAGTAACTACTGGCACTACAGGATTGCTAGCATGCGAGTTAGTCAAGATTATTTACACGCAAATACTGACTGGGTTGATTCTATATAATTTATAtcattctgtttgtttttttgtttgtttgtttttttaactgacaAACAGCACacaatttaaaatgtgtatacACTGTGTTATCTGTAAATTGATCCCTGcaacactggaataaagttggtttgacgttggacgttcgatattcgcagatatgcggaaattaagggaccatctctaaagttacatacgacattgttaaacacgtttctaacttcaatagcatttgaagggaatgacttacagttatataaccaactgtaaagtgttcatctaggtgtcagctataatgcacacctcttagattttttttatatttatcaaaataagctattaaatcatatgtaaatttgacatgtatttcactacagtaTGGGCCCATaaacaaaatatgccattatttaaagctcaatagcatttgaagggcaTGATGTACAGTCAAAAACCCAACTGTGAAGTGTTcctctaggtgtcaggtatgaggcacaccttttagtttttttgatatttaacaaaatgagctattaaatcacatttaaattagacatgaatttcactatagaatgggctcatacacaaaatataccattatttaaagctcaatagcatttgaagggaatgacatACACtaacaaaaccaactgtaaagtgttcgactaggtgtcaggtatgatacacaccttttagatttttgatatttagcCCTACAAtgcataaacaaaaaaaccttcacgaatgcataaagggggtcaaaatgagtACTGGATTAAatggttttcttaaaaaaatagatgtcctattaatgaaattatatatatatatatatatatatatatatatatatatatatatatatatatatatatagatagatagatagatagatagatagatatagatatatatttatacacacacacacacacatatgtatgtaagttttatatatatacaatatctcacaaaagtgagtacacccctcacatttttgtaaatatttgattatatcttttcatgtgacaacactgaagaaattacactttgctacaatgaaAAGTAGTGAGAGTACAGCTTGTATGTATgtagtgtaaatttactgtcccctcaaaataactcaacacacagccactaatgtctaaaccgctggcaacaaaagtgagtacacccctaaatgaaaatgtccaactttGATGGGGAGCACTTGTAGTAACTTGTAGCTGTTTAACCCAGAGTTTTGAAGGTATGGGCATTCACACTGTGCAAATCATGTAAGAATCGCAGAAGTGTTGAATGATGAATTTCTTATGTTTAGTACTCTGCTGTAAAAATTTTTGCCGTCAGTGACTACCTGACCTCTGGGACCCCTAGCCATCACTGCTGTTCTCCAAATCCTGTAATGCAGCTATTTTGAAGAAAACACTGAGGGACAGTGTGTGTACGAGGCAGATTAGACTAGCTGTGACACTGCTATCTTCCTTGTACCCTGTGATTATTGGAATGAATTGATATTAAAATATTGCATCTGGTCTATTTCTGTGAAACAATACTACAAACTGGAGGGCTTTCGGGTCTTTCTTTGGAAGCGTCTGTATTTTTCTATGCCCGTATGATACTTTTCTGTCGCAAAAATGTTCACAAGCAGAAACCAGTCAAACATACCTTTCTAAAACATACCTACTCTTTTGATTCCTTTAAAAGGACTGTCTTAATAACTGAATCCATCAGGACCTCTTGGGACACATCCAGGCTCTTCTGAGCTACGTTACAGCGCTTGCCAGGTAAGATATGTGCTACCATCGAGACTAGAATTTCACTGACACAGCCAAAATGTGAGtaagcactcacacacaccttctgtttgaggccTGTACATTCTACTGATACAAGCACCCTGTCTCTCATGTCGCAACACCCGAGTCTTCACCCCACCACTGCTTTGGTTTCACCCTTCATCTTTTCAGCCAAGGAGCGACACATGAAGACGCTGGTAATAGTAGCGTTCGGATTGCAGTATAAGGATCAACCGTTTTTAAGTCAGTCTGTCCATAAAAagtttgttggtgtgtgttggggcagTGTGAACATGACAGTTGTGTTTCCCAGCATTCGAAATCCAACAGTTGGTTATTTTCAACCTTGGTCAGTGTCTGTCGGTGCAGCGTGAACTAGGCTCAACAGAACCAtgaagattattattttttttctaggtGTCTTAAAATGTCATGTAAATGTCATGTCTAAACTATTTGATATTTATTCTGTATAGGTTGTTACCGGGGGCCACTACAATGTTGACTGTCGTCTGGAGGATCCGGACGGCACAGTCCTGTACAAAGAAATGAAGAAGCAGTATAACAGTTTCACGTTCACTGCCGCCAGGAATGGTACGTACAAGTTCTGCCTCAGCAACGAGTTCTCCACCTTCACACACAAGACTATCTATTTCGACTTCCAAGTCGGTGATGATCCTCCACTCTTCCCCAACGAAAACCGAATGACTGCTCTAACTCAAGTACGTATTTCACACGTCGTCTAATACAGAGGAGGATTCTCAAGCGTAATGGGTTATAGTCAGGGATAGGAATAATAACATGGTTAAATCGCTGATTATTGTGTAGTCGAGGTTTAGTTTAGTGCTTTTCACACTGCACTTAACCGTCGTTCTTAACCCCGGGTGGAGGAGCATTTCACACTTGTAATTTAAAAGAGGTTGGGCGGGGGGTAAATAATAATGTCAGACTGTGTCAGAAAATGCGTCAGTTGGAGCAAAGAGGAGAccgttttatttttacagttgtGGTCCGAAAAGTAAACAGTGACGCTACTGTACAAGTAAACACAGGTCTCTCCATGCTTAAaaggaattaaaaataatattcatataatttgctcctctgttttgtttcttttgtctttttgtcttcGTTTTCTCGCCTTCGTGCGTCTCAGGAGGTTTTAAACAGCCGAGGGGGGTTTACGTGGCGAGGTTTTTtctcagtgactacgtttacatggacagcagtaatctaattattgaccttactctcattaagataataatgtgattaaggtgtt from Ictalurus furcatus strain D&B chromosome 5, Billie_1.0, whole genome shotgun sequence includes these protein-coding regions:
- the LOC128607818 gene encoding uncharacterized protein LOC128607818 yields the protein MPRPSRKVAGEHLVGRRSDYWPQCKSVQFPQRTAAELPLETYGWGSHPLLFLFHSQVYFASLAAPKPTKKQWLCFLVSQFYGPAWDWAEQLARSGSSALYDVTQFSELFLKEFSQPGQANRLDILERGIEVMDRADWPFHLYYTWLDRIEAAASLQVPVDAVELQPEVNMATSGLPSEVNMAASELQLETYGEVSAVELQPEVYMATFGLPSEVNMVASELQLETYGEVSAVERQPEVNRGTSGPLSEVNLAASELQLETYGEVSAVERQPEVNRATSGPPSEVNPATSELQPEAYGKSRLWSSPWRSTRRPRSSSRRPTARSQLWSSPRRSTWRPRSSSQRPTARSQLWRSTRRPRSSGQRPTGRSHLPRKLSRCPAQPRKLSCCPAQPRKPSRCPAQLRRLSCCPAQPRKLSRCPAQLRRLSRCPAQSRKLSCYLAPQEKSVCLPALLSTPFCLTAPRRTVFRSPAPQSTVLCLPALRRRLCFPASQRKSTSLLVPLGTAPSLLVRLGTPPSLPVQVQSLQVPAPLGTPPSVPAPSWQQVSAFKAAPDPHWRGVFWRSGRSAFEGGSVTIYCYYIVTIVIYCMSDFTEVLPAFAVFY
- the LOC128607821 gene encoding LOW QUALITY PROTEIN: transmembrane emp24 domain-containing protein 7-like (The sequence of the model RefSeq protein was modified relative to this genomic sequence to represent the inferred CDS: deleted 2 bases in 1 codon); the encoded protein is MKTLVVTGGHYNVDCRLEDPDGTVLYKEMKKQYNSFTFTAARNGTYKFCLSNEFSTFTHKTIYFDFQVGDDPPLFPNENRMTALTQMESACVSIHEALKSVINYQTHFRLREAQGRSRAEDLNQTRVAFWSIGEAFILLVVSISQVVLLRSFFSDKKTTTTRVGS